Proteins encoded by one window of Corynebacterium crudilactis:
- a CDS encoding recombinase family protein, with product MLIGYARVSKADGSQSLDLQHDALRAAGVERDNIYDDLASGGRDDRPGLTACLKSLRDGDVLVVWKLDRLGRSLAHLVNTVKELSDRKIGLRVLTGKGAQIDTTTASGRMVFGIFATLAEFERDLIRERTMAGLASARARGRKGGRKFALTKAQVRLAQAAMAQRDTSVSDLCKELGIERVTLYRYVGPKGELRDHGKHVLGLT from the coding sequence ATGCTGATCGGATATGCCCGCGTCTCCAAAGCCGATGGCTCGCAGTCTCTCGACCTGCAGCACGACGCCTTGCGCGCCGCAGGTGTCGAACGGGACAATATCTATGATGATCTTGCTTCCGGCGGTCGTGATGATCGCCCTGGCTTGACTGCCTGCCTCAAGTCATTGCGTGACGGCGATGTGCTGGTGGTCTGGAAGCTCGATCGCCTCGGACGATCGCTTGCCCATCTGGTCAACACGGTGAAGGAGCTGTCAGACCGCAAGATCGGCCTGCGGGTTCTGACTGGAAAGGGCGCTCAGATCGACACCACGACTGCGTCCGGTCGCATGGTGTTCGGAATCTTCGCCACCTTGGCCGAGTTCGAGCGGGATCTGATCCGAGAGCGCACCATGGCGGGTCTCGCCTCCGCGAGAGCGCGCGGTCGCAAGGGCGGACGAAAATTCGCGCTCACCAAAGCTCAGGTGCGTCTCGCGCAAGCCGCCATGGCCCAGCGCGATACTTCAGTTTCCGATCTCTGCAAGGAACTCGGCATCGAGCGCGTCACTCTCTACCGATATGTCGGTCCCAAAGGCGAGCTCAGAGACCATGGAAAGCATGTTCTCGGACTTACGTAG
- a CDS encoding N-6 DNA methylase, with the protein MNLHEMERLVKSKQRVADHGEVFTPSWMVEDMLNLLQNESQRIDSRVLEPACGSGNFLVPVLARKFSTVQDRHGKSDFEKRNFALFALMCTYGIELLADNTQECRSNLAELFNTFLDIDENDEWAKAARVVLAANIIQGDGLTMTEPNGLPITFAEWGYLGKGKFQRRDFQYNNLTARTTWEAEGSLFQDLAHDLFAPSRTYPTMTAQEIAKQVLSK; encoded by the coding sequence ATGAACCTGCACGAGATGGAGCGCCTAGTCAAATCCAAGCAGCGTGTCGCCGACCACGGCGAGGTATTTACCCCGTCATGGATGGTCGAGGACATGCTCAACCTCCTCCAGAACGAGTCACAGCGCATCGACTCACGCGTTTTGGAACCAGCCTGCGGATCAGGAAACTTCCTCGTTCCCGTCCTTGCCCGCAAGTTCTCCACCGTCCAGGACCGCCATGGCAAGAGCGACTTTGAGAAACGCAACTTCGCCTTATTTGCTCTGATGTGTACCTATGGCATCGAACTTTTGGCTGACAATACCCAGGAATGCCGCAGCAACCTTGCTGAGCTGTTCAACACTTTCCTTGACATCGACGAGAACGACGAGTGGGCAAAAGCAGCCCGCGTGGTTTTGGCTGCGAACATCATCCAAGGTGATGGCTTAACCATGACTGAGCCGAACGGTCTCCCAATCACGTTCGCCGAATGGGGGTACCTCGGTAAAGGAAAGTTCCAGCGCCGCGACTTCCAGTACAACAATCTCACTGCGCGCACCACATGGGAAGCAGAAGGCTCGTTGTTCCAGGACCTTGCACACGATCTTTTTGCCCCGAGCAGGACCTACCCCACGATGACTGCTCAAGAGATCGCTAAGCAGGTGCTTAGCAAGTGA
- a CDS encoding Tn3 family transposase: protein MPRRVTLTDRQKDALLRLPTSQTDLLKHYTLSDEDLGHIRLRRRAHNRFGFALQLCVLRYPGRVLAPGELIPAEVIEFIGAQLGLGADDLVDYAAREETRHEHLAELRGLYGFRTFSGRGASELKEWLFREAEMAVSNEDIARRFVAECRRTRTVLPATSTIERLCAAALVDAERRIETRIASRLPMSIREQLLALLEETADDRVTRFVWLRQFEPGSNSSSANRLLDRLEYLQRIDLPEDLLAGVPAHRVTRLRRQGERYYADGMRDLPEDRRLAILAVCVSEWQAMLADAVVETHDRIVGRLYRASERICHAKVADEAGVVRDTLKSFAEIGGALVDAQDDGQPLGDVIASGSGWDGLKTLVAMATRLTATMADDPLNHVLDGYHRFRRYAPRMLRLLDLRAAPVALPLLEAVTALRTGLNDAAMTSFLRPSSKWHRHLRAQRAGDARLWEIAVLFHLRDAFRSGDVWLTRSRRYGDLKHALVPAQSIAEGGRLAVPLRPEEWLADRQARLDMRLRELGRAARAGTIPGGSIENGVLHIEKLEAAAPTGAEDLVLDLYKQIPPTRITDLLLEVDAATGFTEAFTHLRTGAPCADRIGLMNVILAEGINLGLRKMADATNTHTFWELIRIGRWHVEGEAYDRALAMVVEAQAALPMARFWGMGTSASSDGQFFVATEQGEAMNLVNAKYGNTPGLKAYSHVSDQYAPFATQVIPATASEAPYILDGLLMNDAGRHIREQFTDTGGFTDHVFAACAILGYRFAPRIRDLPSKRLYAFNPSAAPAHLRALIGGKVNQAMIERNWPDILRIAATIAAGTVAPSQILRKLASYPRQNELATALREVGRVERTLFMIDWILDAELQRRAQIGLNKGEAHHALKRAISFHRRGEIRDRSAEGQHYRIAGMNLLAAIIIFWNTMKLGEVVANQKRDGKLLSPDLLAHVSPLGWEHINLTGEYRWPKP, encoded by the coding sequence ATGCCGCGTCGCGTCACTCTAACCGATCGGCAGAAAGACGCGCTGTTGCGCTTGCCGACTTCACAGACGGATTTGCTCAAGCACTATACGCTGAGTGATGAAGACCTTGGGCATATCAGGCTGCGTCGGCGCGCTCACAACAGGTTCGGCTTCGCCCTGCAATTGTGTGTCCTGCGCTATCCCGGCCGGGTGCTGGCTCCAGGCGAACTGATCCCTGCAGAGGTCATCGAATTTATCGGAGCGCAGCTTGGCCTGGGTGCCGACGATCTCGTAGACTATGCTGCCCGCGAGGAAACACGGCACGAGCATCTTGCCGAGTTACGGGGGCTCTACGGCTTCCGCACCTTCTCCGGACGTGGTGCGAGCGAGCTGAAGGAATGGTTGTTCCGAGAAGCCGAGATGGCGGTGTCGAACGAGGATATCGCCCGTCGCTTCGTAGCCGAGTGCCGACGCACCCGCACTGTCCTTCCCGCGACATCCACGATCGAGCGGCTTTGTGCCGCGGCTCTCGTCGATGCCGAGCGACGCATCGAGACGAGGATCGCCAGTCGGCTGCCTATGTCGATCCGAGAACAGTTGCTGGCATTGCTCGAGGAGACGGCTGATGATCGGGTGACCCGTTTTGTGTGGCTGCGCCAGTTCGAGCCTGGCTCGAACTCTTCGTCGGCCAACCGGCTGCTCGACCGGCTCGAATATCTGCAACGCATCGATCTCCCCGAGGATCTGCTTGCCGGCGTTCCTGCCCATCGGGTGACTCGTCTGCGCAGGCAGGGTGAACGGTATTATGCCGACGGCATGCGCGATCTCCCGGAGGACAGGCGGCTTGCGATCTTGGCTGTTTGCGTCTCGGAATGGCAGGCGATGTTGGCCGACGCAGTGGTCGAAACCCACGACCGGATCGTCGGCCGTCTCTACCGTGCTTCGGAGCGTATTTGCCATGCAAAGGTCGCAGACGAAGCGGGGGTGGTGCGTGACACCCTGAAATCCTTCGCCGAGATCGGGGGCGCCCTGGTCGATGCACAGGATGATGGCCAGCCGCTGGGCGATGTCATCGCGAGTGGGTCAGGGTGGGACGGCTTAAAAACCCTTGTTGCAATGGCAACCAGGCTGACCGCCACCATGGCCGACGATCCGCTCAATCATGTGCTCGACGGTTATCACCGCTTCCGCCGATACGCTCCACGCATGTTGCGCCTGCTCGATCTGCGAGCTGCGCCCGTTGCACTGCCGCTTCTGGAAGCGGTGACGGCCCTTCGTACCGGTTTGAACGATGCCGCGATGACCAGCTTCTTGCGGCCCAGCTCGAAATGGCATCGCCACCTTCGGGCCCAGAGGGCTGGCGACGCTCGCCTATGGGAGATCGCGGTGCTGTTCCATCTGCGCGATGCGTTCCGCTCCGGAGATGTCTGGCTTACTAGGTCCCGGCGCTATGGCGATCTGAAACACGCACTCGTTCCGGCACAATCCATCGCGGAAGGCGGTCGTCTCGCTGTGCCATTGCGGCCGGAGGAATGGCTGGCAGACCGGCAAGCTCGCCTCGACATGCGGTTGCGCGAGCTTGGCCGTGCCGCTCGCGCAGGCACGATCCCGGGCGGGTCGATTGAAAACGGCGTTCTGCATATCGAGAAACTCGAAGCCGCCGCGCCGACAGGCGCCGAAGATCTGGTGCTCGATCTCTACAAGCAGATCCCGCCCACGCGCATCACCGATCTCCTGCTGGAGGTGGATGCGGCGACCGGCTTCACCGAAGCGTTCACCCATCTGCGCACAGGAGCACCCTGCGCTGACCGGATCGGGCTAATGAACGTTATCTTGGCGGAAGGGATCAACCTCGGCTTGCGCAAAATGGCGGATGCGACAAACACCCACACCTTCTGGGAATTGATCCGCATTGGACGGTGGCATGTCGAGGGCGAAGCCTATGACCGGGCGCTGGCCATGGTGGTCGAGGCACAGGCAGCGTTACCCATGGCCCGGTTCTGGGGCATGGGCACGTCGGCTTCGAGCGACGGACAGTTCTTCGTCGCTACAGAGCAAGGTGAGGCCATGAACCTGGTCAACGCGAAATATGGCAATACCCCGGGCCTGAAAGCCTATAGCCACGTCTCCGACCAATATGCGCCGTTCGCAACCCAGGTGATTCCTGCAACGGCAAGCGAAGCGCCTTACATCCTCGATGGCCTGCTGATGAACGATGCTGGACGCCATATCCGCGAGCAGTTCACCGACACGGGCGGCTTCACCGATCACGTCTTTGCCGCATGTGCCATTCTCGGCTACCGGTTCGCTCCGCGCATCCGCGACCTGCCATCCAAACGGCTCTACGCGTTCAATCCGTCGGCCGCCCCGGCGCACCTGCGAGCGTTGATCGGCGGAAAGGTCAACCAAGCCATGATCGAGCGCAATTGGCCCGACATCCTGCGCATCGCCGCCACCATTGCTGCCGGGACCGTCGCGCCAAGCCAGATTCTGCGGAAACTCGCCTCCTATCCGCGGCAGAACGAGCTCGCGACAGCCCTGCGGGAAGTCGGTCGCGTCGAGCGCACCCTGTTCATGATCGACTGGATTCTGGATGCCGAACTCCAACGGCGTGCCCAGATCGGGCTCAACAAAGGCGAAGCTCATCATGCGCTGAAGCGGGCAATCAGCTTCCACCGCCGCGGTGAAATCCGCGACCGTTCCGCCGAAGGCCAGCATTACCGCATCGCCGGCATGAATCTGCTCGCCGCCATCATCATCTTCTGGAACACCATGAAGCTCGGCGAGGTCGTTGCAAACCAGAAACGCGATGGAAAGCTGCTATCGCCCGATCTCTTGGCCCATGTTTCGCCGCTCGGATGGGAACACATCAATCTCACCGGAGAATATCGCTGGCCAAAGCCTTAG
- a CDS encoding IS3-like element IS1133 family transposase (programmed frameshift) — MSLKHSDEFKRDAVRIALTSGLTRRQVASDLSIGLSTLGKWIASISDETKIPTQDTDLLRENERLRKENRILREEREILKKAGNIFRSTKAVRFQFITDYRGSLSRSRICRLMGVTDRGLRAWKRRPPSLRQRRDLILLAHIREQHRLCLGSYGRPRMTEELKALGLQVGQRRVGRLMRQNNITVVRTRKFKRTTDSHHTFNIAPNLLKQDFSASAPNQKWAGDITYVWTREGWVYLAVILDLYSRRVIGWATGDRLKQDLALRALNMALALRKPPPGCIQHTDRGSQYCAHEYQKLLLKHQLLPSMSGKGNCFDNSAVESFFKSLKAELIWRRHWQTRRDIEIAIFEYINGFYNPRRRHSTLGWKSPVAFEKKAA; from the exons ATGTCATTAAAGCATAGTGATGAATTTAAGCGTGATGCAGTTCGCATAGCACTCACTAGTGGCTTAACACGCCGTCAAGTTGCGTCAGATTTAAGTATTGGGCTTTCCACGCTTGGGAAATGGATCGCATCAATTTCCGATGAAACTAAAATTCCTACCCAAGACACTGATCTTCTGCGTGAGAATGAACGTTTACGCAAAGAGAACCGTATCCTTCGGGAGGAGAGGGAGATATTAAAAAAGGCAG GCAATATTTTTCGCAGTACAAAAGCTGTGAGATTTCAGTTTATTACGGATTACCGTGGCTCTCTCTCACGTTCACGCATATGTCGTTTGATGGGCGTAACAGATCGTGGTTTACGTGCATGGAAACGCCGTCCTCCATCACTGCGCCAGCGTCGTGATCTTATACTTCTAGCGCATATACGTGAGCAGCATCGGTTGTGTTTGGGGAGCTATGGTAGGCCGCGTATGACAGAAGAGTTGAAAGCGCTGGGCCTGCAGGTTGGGCAGCGTCGGGTTGGACGTTTGATGCGCCAGAATAACATTACAGTTGTTCGAACGCGTAAATTCAAACGGACAACGGATAGTCATCATACCTTCAACATTGCACCGAACCTATTAAAACAAGACTTTAGCGCAAGCGCACCCAACCAGAAATGGGCAGGCGATATCACTTATGTTTGGACCAGAGAAGGATGGGTCTATCTTGCTGTTATCCTTGACCTGTATTCCCGTCGCGTGATTGGCTGGGCAACAGGTGATCGATTAAAGCAGGATCTTGCATTAAGGGCACTGAATATGGCGTTGGCTTTACGCAAACCACCACCGGGTTGTATTCAACACACAGACCGTGGGAGCCAATATTGCGCTCATGAATATCAAAAGCTACTGCTCAAACATCAATTGCTGCCGTCCATGAGCGGGAAAGGCAATTGTTTTGATAACTCCGCAGTAGAAAGCTTCTTTAAATCATTAAAGGCTGAGTTGATTTGGCGCAGACACTGGCAAACAAGGCGAGATATTGAGATTGCAATCTTCGAATATATAAATGGCTTTTATAATCCACGCCGAAGACATTCAACACTCGGCTGGAAATCGCCGGTGGCATTTGAGAAAAAAGCCGCTTAA
- a CDS encoding IS6-like element ISCef5 family transposase — MGIFSGRHFPREIILWAVRWYCRYGVSYRDLEEMMTERGVPVDHSTIYRWVQKYAPELDKQTRWYRQVPDWQARSWRVDETYIRVGGKWCYLYRAITAGGHTLDFYLSPKRNVAAAKRFLAKTLRSNTITGSPRVINTDKAPSLARAIAELKSEGICPQTVEHRQVKYLNNVIEGDHGRLKRILGPKGAFKNRTSAYRTLKGMEAMHSLRKGQGTMFAYGHPNPDAVIVSRVFEAA; from the coding sequence ATGGGCATCTTCTCCGGTCGTCATTTCCCTCGAGAAATCATCCTGTGGGCCGTGCGGTGGTACTGCCGCTACGGCGTGAGCTACCGCGATCTGGAAGAAATGATGACCGAACGTGGCGTGCCGGTCGATCACAGCACCATCTACCGCTGGGTCCAGAAATACGCACCTGAACTGGACAAACAGACTCGGTGGTATCGGCAAGTTCCTGACTGGCAGGCCCGGTCCTGGCGGGTGGATGAGACCTATATCCGGGTCGGCGGAAAGTGGTGCTACCTCTATCGGGCCATCACCGCGGGCGGGCACACCCTGGATTTTTACCTCTCCCCAAAGCGTAACGTCGCCGCAGCGAAGCGTTTCCTGGCCAAGACCCTGAGGTCAAACACGATAACCGGGTCCCCGCGGGTGATCAATACCGATAAAGCACCCTCCCTGGCCAGGGCAATCGCCGAGTTGAAGTCAGAGGGAATCTGCCCGCAGACCGTGGAACACCGGCAGGTGAAATACCTCAATAACGTCATCGAAGGGGACCATGGCCGGTTGAAACGAATCCTGGGCCCGAAAGGAGCGTTCAAGAACCGAACCTCGGCGTACCGCACGTTGAAGGGGATGGAGGCGATGCACTCATTACGGAAAGGCCAGGGCACGATGTTTGCCTACGGGCACCCGAACCCGGATGCCGTGATCGTCAGCCGAGTTTTCGAGGCTGCCTGA
- the aph(3'')-Ib gene encoding aminoglycoside O-phosphotransferase APH(3'')-Ib, whose protein sequence is MNRTNIFFGESHSDWLPVRGGESGDFVFRRGDGHAFAKIAPASRRGELAGERDRLIWLKGRGVACPEVINWQEEQEGACLVITAIPGVPAADLSGADLLKAWPSMGQQLGAVHSLSVDQCPFERRLSRMFGRAVDVVSRNAVNPDFLPDEDKSTPQLDLLARVERELPVRLDQERTDMVVCHGDPCMPNFMVDPKTLQCTGLIDLGRLGTADRYADLALMIANAEENWAAPDEAERAFAVLFNVLGIEAPDRERLAFYLRLDPLTWG, encoded by the coding sequence TTGAATCGAACTAATATTTTTTTTGGTGAATCGCATTCTGACTGGTTGCCTGTCAGAGGCGGAGAATCTGGTGATTTTGTTTTTCGACGTGGTGACGGGCATGCCTTCGCGAAAATCGCACCTGCTTCCCGCCGCGGTGAGCTCGCTGGAGAGCGTGACCGCCTCATTTGGCTCAAAGGTCGAGGTGTGGCTTGCCCCGAGGTGATCAACTGGCAGGAGGAACAGGAGGGTGCATGCTTGGTGATAACGGCAATTCCGGGAGTACCGGCGGCTGATCTGTCTGGAGCGGATTTGCTCAAAGCGTGGCCGTCAATGGGGCAGCAACTTGGCGCTGTTCACAGCCTATCGGTTGATCAATGTCCGTTTGAGCGCAGGCTGTCGCGAATGTTCGGACGCGCCGTTGATGTGGTGTCCCGCAATGCCGTCAATCCCGACTTCTTACCGGACGAGGACAAGAGTACGCCGCAGCTCGATCTTTTGGCTCGTGTCGAACGAGAGCTACCGGTGCGGCTCGACCAAGAGCGCACCGATATGGTTGTTTGCCATGGTGATCCCTGCATGCCGAACTTCATGGTGGACCCTAAAACTCTTCAATGCACGGGTCTGATCGACCTTGGGCGGCTCGGAACAGCAGATCGCTATGCCGATTTGGCACTCATGATTGCTAACGCCGAAGAGAACTGGGCAGCGCCAGATGAAGCAGAGCGCGCCTTCGCTGTCCTATTCAATGTATTGGGGATCGAAGCCCCCGACCGCGAACGCCTTGCCTTCTATCTGCGATTGGACCCTCTGACTTGGGGTTGA
- a CDS encoding aminoglycoside O-phosphotransferase APH(6)-Id: MFMPPVFPAHWHVSQPVLIADTFSSLVWKVSLPDGTPAIVKGLKPIEDIADELRGADYLVWRNGRGAVRLLGRENNLMLLEYAGERMLSHIVAEHGDYQATEIAAELMAKLYAASEEPLPSALLPIRDRFAALFQRARDDQNAGCQTDYVHAAIIADQMMSNASELRGLHGDLHHENIMFSSRGWLVIDPVGLVGEVGFGAANMFYDPADRDDLCLDPRRIAQMADAFSRALDVDPRRLLDQAYAYGCLSAAWNADGEEEQRDLAIAAAIKQVRQTSY, translated from the coding sequence ATGTTCATGCCGCCTGTTTTTCCTGCTCATTGGCACGTTTCGCAACCTGTTCTCATTGCGGACACCTTTTCCAGCCTCGTTTGGAAAGTTTCATTGCCAGACGGGACTCCTGCAATCGTCAAGGGATTGAAACCTATAGAAGACATTGCTGATGAACTGCGCGGGGCCGACTATCTGGTATGGCGCAATGGGAGGGGAGCAGTCCGGTTGCTCGGTCGTGAGAACAATCTGATGTTGCTCGAATATGCCGGGGAGCGAATGCTCTCTCACATCGTTGCCGAGCACGGCGACTACCAGGCGACCGAAATTGCAGCGGAACTAATGGCGAAGCTGTATGCCGCATCTGAGGAACCCCTGCCTTCTGCCCTTCTCCCGATCCGGGATCGCTTTGCAGCTTTGTTTCAGCGGGCGCGCGATGATCAAAACGCAGGTTGTCAAACTGACTACGTCCACGCGGCGATTATAGCCGATCAAATGATGAGCAATGCCTCGGAACTGCGTGGGCTACATGGCGATCTGCATCATGAAAACATCATGTTCTCCAGTCGCGGCTGGCTGGTGATAGATCCCGTCGGTCTGGTCGGTGAAGTGGGCTTTGGCGCCGCCAATATGTTCTACGATCCGGCTGACAGAGACGACCTTTGTCTCGATCCTAGACGCATTGCACAGATGGCGGACGCATTCTCTCGTGCGCTGGACGTCGATCCGCGTCGCCTGCTCGACCAGGCGTACGCTTATGGGTGCCTTTCCGCAGCTTGGAACGCGGATGGAGAAGAGGAGCAACGCGATCTAGCTATCGCGGCCGCGATCAAGCAGGTGCGACAGACGTCATACTAG
- a CDS encoding Eco57I restriction-modification methylase domain-containing protein, giving the protein MANAMLDLLAAAWADTHEGADIWANPNVSFLDPFTKSGVFLREITRRLTDGLALAIPDLTERVDHILTRQVYGIGITQLTALLARRSVYCSKYANGPHSIAQSFTTEDGNIWFERTEHTWAGGTREIHSNPRTGAKTVVYTRRKCRYCSANEDDYGRGDELETHAYAFIHTDDIKTRITELFGENMHFDVIIGNPPYQLSDGGHGSSAAPIYQMFVEKALSLDPRFAVFVTPSRWFAGGKGLDEYRKKMLSDHRMRNIVDYPKLYEAFPGVKIRGGVSYFLWDRDYNGPCTMQTMWDGEPVGEPVARYLDAYDVLVRRNEAVPILEKVRSKQEATLDGRVSSRKPFGLPTNFKGKTSPARIVDPVKLFANQRIDWIDRSELLANDAWVDDWKVLMTRVQGTSAAVETKFLSKPILAGPGTACTETYLVAGRFATEQEANRYAMYLRTRFVRFLVSLRKSTQDAPRHVYTFVPDVPLDRDWTDALLYERYGGRLREGAESYAKALASDILR; this is encoded by the coding sequence ATGGCTAACGCGATGCTCGATCTCCTTGCAGCGGCATGGGCTGACACCCACGAGGGTGCGGATATCTGGGCGAACCCGAACGTTAGTTTCCTAGATCCGTTCACCAAGTCCGGCGTTTTCTTACGCGAGATCACCCGTCGCCTCACGGACGGTCTTGCTCTTGCTATCCCTGACCTCACTGAGCGGGTCGACCACATCCTCACCCGGCAGGTCTACGGCATCGGTATCACCCAGCTCACCGCTCTCCTGGCCCGCCGCAGCGTCTACTGCTCCAAGTACGCCAATGGACCACATTCCATCGCACAGTCATTCACCACTGAGGACGGCAACATCTGGTTCGAGCGCACCGAACACACATGGGCAGGCGGCACCCGAGAGATTCACTCCAATCCACGCACTGGGGCCAAGACCGTTGTCTACACCCGCCGCAAGTGCCGGTACTGCAGTGCCAACGAAGACGACTACGGACGAGGCGATGAGCTCGAAACTCACGCCTATGCCTTCATCCACACCGACGACATCAAGACTCGGATTACCGAGCTGTTCGGAGAAAATATGCATTTCGACGTCATTATCGGAAACCCGCCCTATCAGCTCAGCGATGGCGGGCACGGCTCCTCGGCGGCACCGATCTATCAGATGTTTGTCGAGAAGGCGCTGAGCCTCGACCCTCGCTTCGCCGTCTTTGTGACGCCGTCCCGCTGGTTCGCCGGTGGCAAGGGCCTCGATGAGTACCGCAAGAAGATGCTCTCTGACCACCGTATGCGCAACATCGTCGATTATCCGAAGCTGTATGAGGCTTTCCCTGGAGTCAAGATCAGGGGTGGCGTCTCCTATTTTCTGTGGGACCGCGACTACAACGGTCCCTGCACTATGCAGACGATGTGGGATGGCGAACCCGTCGGCGAACCCGTTGCCCGTTACCTCGACGCCTACGACGTCCTCGTCCGACGCAACGAGGCCGTTCCCATCCTCGAAAAAGTCCGATCGAAGCAGGAAGCAACACTCGACGGCCGAGTATCCAGTCGTAAGCCGTTCGGACTCCCCACGAACTTTAAGGGCAAGACTTCGCCGGCCCGGATAGTCGATCCTGTCAAACTCTTCGCAAATCAGAGGATCGATTGGATCGACCGATCTGAGCTTCTCGCCAACGATGCGTGGGTTGATGACTGGAAGGTGCTCATGACGCGAGTGCAGGGCACCAGTGCTGCGGTCGAGACTAAATTTTTGTCGAAACCGATCCTTGCTGGGCCTGGAACTGCCTGCACCGAGACATATCTAGTCGCCGGCAGGTTCGCGACCGAGCAGGAGGCCAACCGGTATGCCATGTACCTGCGGACCCGCTTCGTCCGGTTCCTCGTGTCACTGCGCAAGTCCACGCAGGATGCGCCACGGCACGTATACACTTTCGTCCCCGACGTCCCGCTGGACCGTGACTGGACAGACGCTCTGCTCTATGAACGTTACGGGGGTCGTTTGCGGGAGGGGGCGGAATCCTACGCTAAGGCTTTGGCCAGCGATATTCTCCGGTGA
- a CDS encoding recombinase family protein, producing the protein MTRYGTLLGLHGKPKDRVIIVRRGSKTTRVKFPHKDRPGFNLEEVKVDASTVLDDGGELWEKYQRMPNTATWRSFGGEPQGHLHVQRVYKNVIKASIYEGNGQWSRIDDFHPEQVLFDAGEAWPKSKTDQLLNDTDVVPASEETTTPTPKTTDLGQRVGYVRVSSADQNLARQREAIGAVDREFVDELSARARAQRPGLEECIAYLRNHDELVVASIDRLARSLVDLRTIIDQITAKGASVRFIKEGLVFSATDQDPRATLMLGILGSFAEFERSIIRERQAEGIALAKKAGKYSGRKKALSPAQVKQARDRIDAGESKTAVAQDLGVGRATLYRYLMSDNKR; encoded by the coding sequence ATGACACGCTACGGCACCCTCCTTGGACTACATGGCAAGCCTAAAGATCGGGTCATCATCGTGCGCAGGGGCTCTAAGACCACTCGTGTGAAATTCCCTCATAAAGATAGACCCGGATTCAACCTCGAAGAAGTGAAAGTCGATGCTTCGACCGTGCTCGATGATGGGGGAGAGCTGTGGGAAAAATATCAACGCATGCCTAACACTGCGACCTGGAGATCCTTTGGTGGCGAGCCACAAGGTCACCTTCATGTGCAGCGTGTCTATAAAAACGTGATCAAGGCCAGCATCTACGAAGGCAATGGGCAGTGGAGTCGTATTGATGATTTCCACCCAGAGCAGGTTCTTTTTGATGCAGGTGAAGCGTGGCCAAAATCTAAGACTGATCAACTCCTCAACGACACTGATGTAGTGCCGGCATCAGAGGAAACTACTACACCGACTCCAAAAACCACCGACTTGGGTCAGCGTGTGGGCTATGTGCGAGTCTCTAGTGCGGATCAAAATCTCGCTCGCCAGCGCGAAGCGATCGGTGCAGTCGACCGAGAGTTTGTCGATGAGCTTTCTGCCAGAGCGCGTGCGCAGCGTCCTGGGCTAGAGGAATGTATTGCCTATTTACGTAACCATGACGAATTAGTCGTGGCCTCGATTGACCGTTTGGCCAGGTCATTAGTGGATCTGAGAACGATTATTGATCAGATCACCGCAAAAGGCGCATCCGTGCGCTTTATTAAAGAAGGGCTGGTGTTTTCTGCTACTGATCAGGATCCACGAGCCACTCTTATGCTCGGAATCTTAGGGTCATTTGCGGAATTTGAACGCTCAATTATTCGTGAACGGCAAGCAGAGGGGATTGCGTTAGCGAAAAAGGCTGGTAAGTATTCTGGCCGCAAGAAAGCACTCTCACCCGCACAGGTAAAACAGGCTCGCGATCGGATCGATGCAGGAGAATCGAAAACTGCTGTTGCACAAGACCTTGGAGTGGGTAGAGCAACGTTGTATCGGTATCTTATGTCCGACAACAAAAGATAA